The Strix aluco isolate bStrAlu1 chromosome 18, bStrAlu1.hap1, whole genome shotgun sequence genome includes the window AGGCCTCGTGTGATTCTTGATGTGTTTATCACAGTAATAACACGACCTACTAATTAATTGTGAAAAGTTCTCTTGTGTGAATTGAAGAACCTTAAGTTTACAGCAAACTTGCTATACGTATTCTTACCAAATTGGCACAGCCAATAAAGGTTGTTTTGCAGTTATGTATCATAACCTTTCCTGCCCCCAGCTTTGCAGAATTTAACCCTTTTTCAAAGCCTGAACTGCGCTGCAGTTCCCCGGCGAGGCCCGAGGTCTGAGGCAAGGACTGGGAGCATGAGGCAGTCCTGTCGGAAGCACAGCAAAAGCACCTCCCAGGTCAGTGAAATCAGTCAGGATTTCTTCTCTTGTTCTAGTCACATCAGCTGTAATCTCAAACCAAATACTTCCCCCTGGTACAAAACCCAACCTAGGAAAGGCAGCTGAAAGTAAACACGCAAAGtgcaactgaaaacagaaatggtAGGGGAGAGAAGCCTTTGCTGAGCTGGAGTCTGGCCTCCTTCCTGATCAGCACCATCAAACTCGTATAACTGACAGGAAAGGGTCAGAGTAGCTGCAGAGTGCTGCTACTGCACGAGTCATGTCctagggtttggttttgttggggtgttttttttttttttaaacagggaagaGGTAACACAAAAGCAACAACTCAGTTAAGACTTTGTCTTACCTAGCAGCTCCTTGACAAGGTAAGACCCTGCAGCTGACCGACTAGGTGAAGGGTTGTGATTGAAGCAGcttctcaaagcttaattttagGGAGAAATCTAATTCTACTTCAGCTTGTTGGACACCTCTGACATCTCTCCCCACCTTCTTCCAATAGCACAAGTAAGTTCTAGCACACAGTCAACATCAACAGTTCACATTTCAGCTTGGcataatgtatataaataaattatattaatttaatcAAATGTAAGAcactttaaataaatgaaatgctgaaGAGTGACACCTCCTGTTGAGTTATTTCCCAGCAGGAATACTGAGCGGCTTGGCATTCTGTTCTCCTGCACGTTTGCTGGCTTCTGAACGTCCACAACCCTCAAGTCTTGACAGGGATGGTTTGCCTGCACCCAGCGGTGCTGCCATCTGCTTCAGGTAAGCCCACGGAATATTCCGTGGTGGCGATGAGCAGCATGTCCAGAGTCGTCTCGGTACACTTCGCAATAAAACGTATGAAAGGCCTCACGTCGCCCTCGTTGGCTACTTCCAAGACGTGGTAGTACTCGGCCCGTTGCTCCTTGCGGATTGTGATGGGCGGGTAGCCCGCCTGCATCAGGATGAGGTTCATTAACAGGCGCGAGGTCCTCCCGTTGCCGTCTACAAACGGATGGATGTAAACCAATTTGTAGTGGGCTAACGCAGCAAATTCCACGGGGTGCAAGCTCATGGCGTCTTCCGAGTTAATCCACTGCACAAACTCCTGCATCTGTTTCTCAACATCCTGGGGATGGGGGGGTATGTGATGTCCTACAAACACCTGAGTAGTCCTGAACCGCCCTGCCTCCACGGGGTCGGCGTAGCCCAGCACTCGCTGGTGTATCTCCAAGATGTCCCCGATGGTTACGGAGCCTATCCGCGACACCAGCGTGGTGTTGACGTATTTCAAAGCCGCGTGCATGCCGATCACCTCGTTCTGCTCCACTAAGCTTTTTCCAGGAACGGCGTATCTGGTCTCGATGATGTGTCGTATTTCTGAGAGCGTCAGGGTGTTCCCTTCAATAGCAACCGTGTGGTAGATGTGGTGGTAATAGGACTCCTCCATCACTCGGCGCAGGGCGGAATTGCCTTTGGGGATCGCCATCACTTTTTTAACCTTGCTGTCAATAATACTGAAATACCTCTGATCTATCTCTTCAACTAAAGGAAGCGTCCGGTCCCGATTGATCAAAGCCTTCTCATTGCAGGGAGAAATGGTGAGTGCTTTGGAGTACAAATAGTCAGCTCGAAGAATGTCTTTTTCCTCTTCGGAAAAGATACCAAATTCATTCAGGGCATCCACATAATCGGGGTCCATTTTGAGGGCGTACACAAAGAGTTTGTGGGCTTTCTCCCGCTTGCCTTGGCGCTTCATTTCGAGGGCTTGATTCAGAGCTGCTTTGGCTTCTAACTTCACTTCTGAAATGCAACAATAACACATAGATAACAGAGTAGGGAATTTGACCAAAAACCTCTGGAAACTGTCACTCTTTACcgatataaaaattaaatacagccaCTCTGTAAGAACTAGGAGAGAGAACTTGTTTTCCAGCCTTTCCAGGCTCCAAGCGCAGAGGCTTACGCCACGTTTGCAGGCCGAGTGCGTGGCAGCGGAGCTGTTCCTGGCAGGCAGCACCGTGAGGCAGGAGCTGTGAGCAGCGTGGCTCGAGCTGGCCACAGGCCTGTGGCCATCCCAGCAAAACTCACTTTGGCCACCAGACTGCTTTGTGTGGGAGGACACAGAGTCTTAAATACATTCTCTTGACAAAAAGGGCCAGTTCTCTTGCTAGAAGCACTGCTAACAgcacttctgtggttttttttttgtcactgaactATCAAACATCTTCCCAGCAATAACAGCTTTAATGGAAACAAAGATACAGGGCTGGAATTGTTTTGATTCCTTCACATGTTTTCCAAATTAACATCCTGGCCAATAAAGGCAACGACCACAGCCTGCTGTTGCCAGAAAGGCTGGGCTATGACAGCCAGGACTTCAGGATTAAGGCCGTGTATCCCAGGTTACTGTGTATTAAAACAGCACTCTGTATTCCAGTTACCTTAACAGAACTTACTAGTACTGAAAGCATGAGGAAAAACTTCCGAGAGACAGAGCAGCGCTGAGAGGCCAGTGCATCGCCCTTCTGCAGCGCAGGGCAAGGGAATGTGGTCAGGCGTGTCTGACCTCTGGGTCATTTACAGCTGATGTTAATTTGCAGTTGGGCAGTAAGAGCTCATTATGGGGTACAGGAGATCAGGTGGGGGGGCACAGATCTCCACATTACACAGCAACTCAGCTGCTTCCCTGCACCCGCCCAGGAACACTCTTACCTGGGGGGGCTTTGCctttcagcaccagcagctccagcccgTTGGAGGTGACGCTCAGCCCGGTGGTTTGTCCCGTGTATCTGGTGACCCCCGAGGAGCCTGCGCCCAGTTTACTTTTCAGGAAGGAGAGTCCTTTGAGCACCGCGTGGCACTGGTCTTCCACAGCAGCCAGCGGGAGCAGCAGCATCACCAGCGAGCCCAGGAGGAGCACGAGCACGGCCGCCCACCTGACGCGGACCCACAGAGTTATCCATTTCACCTCGGGATCTGTCGCCATAGACACGAGATTCATCCTGCTTCCAGCGCAGACACGAGGAACATCTCCTTCCCCACCGCTCCCACCTGGGAAGAGAAACAGCTTTAGCCAGAGCTCCGTGGCACAGGGCTGTCGTCGGGCTGGAGACGGGGCAGCTGAGGGGACTGGGTTTGCGTCGCAGCTGTCGGGGGTTACCCCAAGCACCCGCCTTTCCCTGCCACCTCTAAGCACGTCAGGGCAGGGCGCATGCGGTATTCAGTGTAACAAATCCTTTTGGGATCCGCTATACGTTACTGCAGCGGCAGCACTGTGAGGAGATACTGATGCCCCTGCTCAGCACGGGCACCGGGCTCTGCCAGCCGGCTCCGCGGGGATGAAGGAGCTCCGCCCCGTAACCCTATGGCACTGCtacccacctcctccctcccccagctcccagcccttcTCCAGGCCTGCGACCCCCGAAGCTCCAGGCTCTTGCGCATCCTCCCGGTGTGGAAATCCCTCCCCAGCCCGCCCTGTTCGCTCCCCAGTTCCCCTTCAGCCGCCGCCCCTCCTCCAGCACCGTGCCCGCCCCAGGCCTCCTTCCCCTCAGCCTGGTCCCCCTAGCCCCTCCCTGTCCGGGTCCCCCGGTGCTCCCCGCAGTCACCCTCCCTCTCTCCGCCAACCTCAGTCTCCCTCAGGCCGGCATCCGCCTCGGCGCAGGCCCCTCAGCGTTCCCCCATCACCTTTGCCGCCTCCCAGAGCCGCCGGCTGCCGGCTACAGTAGCCCCGCCCTCTGGGATCCCGCGCTCTGCTATTGGCTGAGCCGCCCCTCTTCTCATTTTCCATTGGCGCTCACAGCGGATCCTCCTCTTATGTCCCGCCCCCTTCCTACCCTCGCCTTCCTGTAGCGTCTTCCGGGTAGCGCCACACCCCCGGCGCGGGAGAGGCTCGTGGAGGGTGAGAACTGGTGAGCGCTCACGCCAATCATAGGAGGAGCGGCCAATGAGAAGGGAACATGGAGAAGGGGGCGGGTCCACTTGCTATTTAAGGGCGGGGAATCCGCACCCGGTTGCTACGCGACGGCGGCGGCTGAGGGGACAGCGGGCGGCCATAGCTCCCCTCAGGCCCGGGGCAGGACCCTGCGGGCTGCGGCCGCCGTCGCTCCCCTCAGGCCCGGGGCAGGGCTCCGGGGAGGCCCAGCCGCTCGAGGGTGCAGGGCCGGGGGGtggcagctgggctctgctggggcgAGGTGGTGTGGGCAGCGCTGCAAACCGCCCTCAGTGCTCACAGCTCGTTTATTTGCATGGTAGAATAAGCCTTTTCTGTTCGATAGAAGCGTTCTTGTCATTTGTCCCTTGCCTTTCTGGAAAAgtactcttttttaaaattttttttttgccttaaggCAGCGGAGTGCGTCAGTAAGCAATGTACCTTGGTGCTCTGCGGCGGGGCTgtacctctcctctccctctcactTGCTGGAGACCCAGAGTGGGGAGAGATTTGACTAAAGTCAAAGAGAATGTTTTAGGGAATTGCAGTTTTCAGACTTCAGTATCTAGCAAGATAAGACAGTTTTCTAGCAGATACTTACACAGCAAATCATAACAGGCAGGGAAAAATAACCTGGTTTGGCTGAAAGAAATTGTGgcaattaaaactatttttcttctttgtagctGTCGACAGTGAAAGAGCAGTTAGGGCAAACAGCTCTTGTGCTGCGAGGTTTGGAGCTCTCCCCCACGATGTGCCCAGGGGAAGGTTGAAGAAGATGGGCTGGGGTTGCTTCTCTGCAGACAGCGGACGCCGTGTTTCTGTGCAGCACAGACTTTAGCAGCGTTCTTCAGCTGTGGGGTGTTTCAGGGGGAGGCTTCACCAGCAtctgtcttttctgcttttcttactgTTACAGCACTGGCTGGGGTGAAGGAGTAAAGAACAGGGCTAAAACTTGCATGTGGTACCAGATTGGGTTTGTTGGCAAGAgcttaggaagaaaaaggagctgatttaaattattttagtaaaatgAACGAACATTCTTAAACGTGAAGTTCAAGAAAGGCAAGTATTGCATTTGGGAAGAGGAATTCTGGCCCAAAATACGCCCTAATGCCTGCCCATGTGTCTGCCTCTGCACAGGCTGTCCCTTGCGAAGCCTCGGAGAGGAGCCAGCCCTGAGATCCCTCCGGATGTTCTGAGCACCAGTGCAGTATTCTCTCCTCCTCAGATACTGCCCCTTGCAGCCTTGCGTGTCCCTCACGCCTGTTGGGaatgcaccaagggtcccttccctGAGCGGTGACTTGAAATCAAACCTTTCAGAGGAGCCGCTGGTTCGGTGGTCTCTGCGTGGTGGACTTCCAACAACCGGGATGAGCCGCCTTTGTGCCTGAATGATCAAGGAACACGTTGCCAGCGCTTAAGTAAGAGCATAGTATGGGAATGCTGTCCCACAGTATGGATGTGGTAGCTTTGTGGTGCTCCTACGCTGTCTGCTTCCTCTACAAACAGCTCGGAACTGGGCTGATATCATGTAACATGGAGTTTTCCAGAGACagtcttccttttcttgctcGTTTTCAGTGGGAAAGGCAGTAACCACTCCCTTAGTGCTGGGATGCTCTCAGATGTTTATTGATTTTACCAGGATTGACAAAAGCAGCTTGATGAGCTCGGTTCAACCAGGATCCCTAAAAAGAGACTGACAGCACCTCAGCTTGGAGAGCTCGGCAGCAAACGGAGCCCAAGGCGATTCCTGCAGCACAAAATTACCATGTCCTCCAGCCATTTGGAGCCTGCCAGAGCCCGTTAATGCTGAAAGATAAGTTTGGGGGATAATTAGCATTTGAAGGATGAACAAATCTGTCTGCCCTTCAAGAGGAAGCGTTgacagaaatgtgtattttcctCAGTGCAAGTGATATGGCACCCAAGCCTAATTATGGAATAATTATAGAGTGATGATgtatcttccttttaaaatggtAAGAAGCATATTTAGAATCTGTTCACCAATTAAATCTGATCCAACAGAGGAGAACAACGCTGATAGCCAGGAATGCCTGGCATCTCATCCTGGCTTTGACGCCTCTCGGTAGCCTTGGAGCGGGTACTTCTTTGTGACTGCTGTGCTAGGAGCCGACGTTGCCACGCTGTCCCTCGGGGATGCCAGCAGCACTGCTCCTACTTGGCTTTTCTACAGCTCTTCCTCAGCGCGGATCCAGCCCAGCTCAAGGGTTGCCATTGCCAGTATCTTGTACATCATATCGATGATTCCTGTCAGGGATAACAAAGGGAGATCCTGATGTAGATGGTAGGAAGGAGAAGGGCTGTGAAACACTGGAGCTGTAGCCCACTGGGGCTCCCTGGCAGCTCTCGGCGTGGTTGGATGTGTCCGGAGCTACGGTTGTGCTGAAGGGCTCCGATCTGGACCCTTAACCTCTAGGGGGAATTCGCATTTGAAATGGTGCTGCTGGTTGGTTACGGCGTTGCAGAGGGACACTGGAAGCATTACGGTTGTGTCATGGGAGAGGCTGGTTCTTATTACTTAATATTTGAGGCTGAATCTGGTGAATGTGGAAgcggaagggtccctgcagccggTAGATGGCACTGACTCATTTCACTGCTCTGTAGAAACCTCCCAGTGATCACGAAAAGCATATTTTAATGTTGAGTAAGGCTCTGGCTTCCTTTTGGAACTGTTTGTACTGGGCTAAATATGGCCTTTCTGTGCACTAAAGGAGGTTTTGGGGGATCTGTTGCTGATGAGGTGTAACAGTGGCTGGCGGCACAGACCTTGTGTTTCTCGGAAGCTTGCACAGTGCTGTGTCTGATGGTGGCTGTTAGGCTGATCCTTGTGATAATCTTGCCTGATTTGGACGATGTGATAAGGCAGAAATGTTAGTGTTGTTTCTTTCTGGCTTTCCTTAGCTGTGTGTTAAAAGGAAACCCCTTCCAGTCTGGGGTCTGGCCGTGCTGCAGAGCGGCTGGAGGTGGAGCGCTGCAGGCCCAGTGTCCCCACAAGCTGTGCCGTGCTGGTggtctttttttgtccctcctgcAGCCTGGGTTTCGCCTCTTTTATTTCCCGTgctcttgggcagtgtggctggggCTTGCTGGCGACTGAGTTGTTGGGTTAAACCGAGGCAGTGAGGAGGTGATGGTGTGCTTGAGGAGCATCACTTGGGAAAGGCTCCTTGTCTGTGTGAGAGTCTTGTTGTTGGGAGAAGCTACTGGATGCAGAGACAGAACTGCATATTGAAGTGTGGGATTTTAATCAATGAACAGATGGGCAAGTAAGAGATCAACTGCCTGGTGGTAAAGCTGTCACCCAGGTCAGAGCAAGGTTGTTGTGAAAAATGGTTCTGGCATTCTCTGCTGCACTGTTTGCAAGGCAAATGGAAACCATGTCCTGGATCCAAGTGCAAGACCAAAGGGATTtgttattaaacagaaaatagaagGGTAAACAAAAAGCAAGAGCTAGATTGTGCTGTGGTGATTACTTCTAACTGCAAACCAAAGACACTGAGTGAGGGGGTTCAAGGCTAAGTGAACGATTTCAAGCTCTTAGTGCAAACACTGAGAAGCACAAACAGAAGACTGGATAGATAGCTGAAAACAGAGCTCTGAGAGGGTGCAGGAACAGAGGGCTTTGTTGTCTCTCTTAACGAATAATGAGGAATGAGCTTCTCAGACAGATTGGTTTGCGGCGCTGGGAGTAAATGGACAAAAGGAGAACTTCCACAGCAATACTGCAGCTGAGTGCGGCGTTATTTCAGCTAAGCTGGGACAGAGCTGTTCTAACATCAGACCCGTAAGCTTGTTTCAAGCAGCAGGTCCCAAGCAAAGCCACTCCGCAATGTCTGGGTATAATGAGGAATGCAGTTTAGAGGAAGAAGGGAATAAGGAGTCCCATCTGTGTGGAAAAAAAGCTCTGTTGTTATTGCACTTGTGGTCAGC containing:
- the FICD gene encoding protein adenylyltransferase FICD; translated protein: MNLVSMATDPEVKWITLWVRVRWAAVLVLLLGSLVMLLLPLAAVEDQCHAVLKGLSFLKSKLGAGSSGVTRYTGQTTGLSVTSNGLELLVLKGKAPPEVKLEAKAALNQALEMKRQGKREKAHKLFVYALKMDPDYVDALNEFGIFSEEEKDILRADYLYSKALTISPCNEKALINRDRTLPLVEEIDQRYFSIIDSKVKKVMAIPKGNSALRRVMEESYYHHIYHTVAIEGNTLTLSEIRHIIETRYAVPGKSLVEQNEVIGMHAALKYVNTTLVSRIGSVTIGDILEIHQRVLGYADPVEAGRFRTTQVFVGHHIPPHPQDVEKQMQEFVQWINSEDAMSLHPVEFAALAHYKLVYIHPFVDGNGRTSRLLMNLILMQAGYPPITIRKEQRAEYYHVLEVANEGDVRPFIRFIAKCTETTLDMLLIATTEYSVGLPEADGSTAGCRQTIPVKT